From a single Herbiconiux sp. SALV-R1 genomic region:
- a CDS encoding DUF3151 domain-containing protein codes for MSSENLLGVPPTYLTDDPAVREALAAAVGFDVDDVLEQTVREHPTSSLAWAVLADRAWSRRELVQSYAYARVGYHRGLDALRRGGWKGQGPVPWSHEGNRGVLLALYMLRRAAEGIGETDEVTRLTDFLEGADPAAIPAIESGAR; via the coding sequence ATGAGCAGCGAGAACCTCCTGGGCGTGCCCCCGACCTACCTCACCGACGACCCGGCCGTGCGCGAGGCGCTCGCCGCAGCCGTCGGCTTCGACGTCGACGACGTGCTCGAGCAGACGGTGCGCGAGCACCCCACCTCCTCGCTCGCCTGGGCCGTGCTCGCCGACCGCGCCTGGTCGCGCCGCGAGCTCGTGCAGTCGTACGCTTACGCCCGCGTCGGCTACCACCGCGGTCTCGACGCCCTCCGCCGCGGCGGCTGGAAGGGCCAGGGCCCGGTGCCGTGGTCGCACGAGGGCAACCGCGGCGTGCTGCTGGCGCTCTACATGCTCCGCCGCGCCGCCGAGGGCATCGGCGAGACCGACGAGGTCACCCGCCTCACCGACTTCCTCGAGGGCGCCGACCCCGCTGCCATCCCCGCCATCGAGTCGGGCGCCCGCTAG
- a CDS encoding histidine kinase, with protein sequence MIRTLGPAQLAIDIGLAVACVLLRVAIGIEGVALAVVVVAMGGALALRRVSPVLALGVAWLGAIVQLAAVLPPDLANLAILPVLYATARRGGAGLKWVGLGSAILGAVIATAYLTAIAYWSAIVGEVAAPAPSRVLLTATILLIASSATLVLSWTFGLLARAWAAARESRRREALAEQTVAVEQERNRIARDMHDVVAHSLAVVIAQADGARYARATDPEAVDSSLVTISSTAREALADVRLLLAQLRHDEAPGPQPVLADLDRLYGQLRASGLPVAIEETGTPAALPAGAQIAVYRIVQEALTNALRHGAGDGARVELTWQPDRVSGVISNRVARATAAAPAVPATTAPAAPALRAATVMAPAAAPAVPAATVPAGAAAAATVPASAAAATVTPAAPAVAAAPAVPAATAPAPAAPAVPAAPAPATAAPAAGAAPAPAAAPAGHGVDGMRERALLAGGTLGAAAHDERFVVEFTIPITSGGRP encoded by the coding sequence GTGATCCGCACCCTGGGGCCGGCGCAGCTGGCGATCGACATCGGGCTGGCCGTCGCCTGCGTGCTGCTGCGGGTGGCGATCGGCATCGAAGGTGTCGCCCTCGCGGTGGTCGTCGTCGCGATGGGCGGTGCGCTCGCCCTCCGCCGGGTGAGTCCGGTGCTCGCCCTCGGGGTGGCGTGGCTGGGCGCGATCGTGCAACTCGCGGCGGTGCTGCCGCCCGATCTCGCGAACCTCGCCATCCTGCCCGTGCTCTACGCCACGGCGCGGCGGGGTGGAGCGGGGCTGAAGTGGGTGGGGCTCGGCTCGGCGATCCTCGGCGCCGTGATCGCCACGGCCTACCTCACCGCGATCGCGTACTGGAGCGCCATCGTGGGGGAGGTCGCTGCGCCCGCACCCTCCCGGGTGTTGCTGACGGCCACGATCCTGCTCATCGCCTCCTCGGCGACCCTCGTGCTCAGCTGGACGTTCGGGCTGCTCGCGCGCGCCTGGGCCGCCGCGCGCGAGAGTCGCCGCCGGGAAGCGCTGGCGGAGCAGACGGTGGCCGTCGAGCAGGAGCGCAACCGCATCGCGCGCGACATGCACGACGTCGTCGCCCACTCGCTCGCCGTCGTGATCGCTCAGGCCGACGGCGCGCGCTACGCCCGCGCGACCGATCCCGAGGCCGTCGACTCGTCGCTCGTGACAATCTCGTCGACCGCTCGCGAAGCCCTCGCCGACGTGCGACTGCTGCTCGCGCAACTGCGCCACGACGAGGCACCCGGACCGCAGCCCGTGCTCGCCGACCTCGACCGGCTCTACGGGCAGCTGCGCGCATCCGGTCTCCCCGTCGCGATCGAGGAGACCGGCACGCCTGCCGCCCTGCCGGCCGGGGCGCAGATCGCGGTCTACCGCATCGTGCAGGAGGCCCTCACCAACGCCCTGCGCCACGGCGCCGGCGACGGTGCGCGCGTAGAGCTCACCTGGCAGCCCGACCGCGTGTCGGGCGTCATCTCGAACCGCGTCGCCCGGGCAACCGCGGCGGCGCCCGCGGTCCCTGCGACCACGGCCCCGGCGGCGCCCGCGCTCCGTGCGGCCACGGTCATGGCCCCGGCGGCGGCGCCCGCGGTCCCTGCGGCCACCGTCCCTGCGGGTGCGGCAGCTGCGGCCACGGTCCCTGCGAGCGCGGCGGCGGCCACCGTCACGCCGGCGGCTCCCGCGGTCGCGGCGGCGCCCGCGGTGCCTGCGGCCACGGCCCCGGCCCCGGCGGCGCCCGCGGTCCCTGCGGCCCCGGCCCCGGCAACGGCGGCCCCGGCGGCGGGCGCGGCCCCGGCCCCGGCGGCGGCGCCCGCGGGGCACGGGGTCGACGGGATGCGCGAGCGCGCCCTGCTCGCCGGCGGCACCCTCGGCGCGGCGGCCCACGACGAGCGATTCGTCGTCGAGTTCACCATCCCGATCACCTCAGGAGGCCGTCCGTGA
- a CDS encoding response regulator transcription factor, whose protein sequence is MVVSSQPDLEFVGEAGDGAAGALLAESALPDVVLMDVRMPVLDGIESTRRVLAAADAAGRTVRVIVLTTFDFDEAAARAIRAGASGFVLKDADPEFLLAAIRTVHAGTSVIAASAVHELLEHFAEGVTDAPAAPPGTSEPPAFARLTAREQEIFRLAARGLSNAEIARTEFVSEATVKTHVSRILGKLELRDRVQLVVFAHERGLT, encoded by the coding sequence ATGGTCGTGTCGTCGCAGCCCGATCTGGAGTTCGTGGGCGAGGCCGGCGACGGGGCGGCAGGCGCCCTGCTCGCCGAATCTGCGCTGCCCGACGTCGTGCTGATGGACGTGCGGATGCCCGTGCTCGACGGCATCGAATCGACCCGACGCGTGCTCGCGGCCGCCGACGCCGCCGGTCGCACGGTGCGGGTGATCGTGCTCACCACCTTCGACTTCGACGAGGCGGCGGCGCGCGCCATCCGCGCCGGTGCGAGCGGCTTCGTGCTGAAAGACGCCGACCCCGAGTTCCTGCTCGCCGCCATCCGCACCGTGCACGCGGGCACCTCCGTCATCGCCGCCTCGGCGGTGCACGAGTTGCTCGAGCACTTCGCCGAAGGGGTGACGGATGCTCCTGCCGCGCCGCCCGGCACGAGCGAGCCGCCCGCCTTCGCGCGGCTCACCGCCCGGGAGCAGGAGATCTTCAGGCTCGCCGCCCGCGGCCTCAGCAACGCCGAGATCGCCCGCACGGAGTTCGTGAGCGAGGCGACCGTGAAGACGCATGTCAGCCGCATCCTCGGCAAGCTCGAGCTGCGCGACCGGGTGCAGCTCGTCGTGTTCGCCCACGAGCGCGGGCTGACCTGA
- the pta gene encoding phosphate acetyltransferase, which translates to MTLPDTPTPRAAGVKSIYITSVEGHSGKSTVALGVLDMLRRSVQRVGVFRPVARSVSARDYVLEMLLEHDNAEIPYEDALGVTYDDVHENPDAALSRIVERYKAVERQCDAVVILGSDYTDVGSPTELSFNARIAANLGAPVLLVLGGRRGQGSDELLGQAPPRSADDMRQITEIALVELRNAHATLVGIVANRSDPENLEKIRDAIGVAARDAVEGLVQAAKESPVATGAVSMVASDDEHDDDGDRPDAAGAGSGATDAPPAPRASVPLVSGPVQPRRIPIWAIPEDRVLVAPSMAGIVESIGGTLVMGDHRLLAREALGVVVAGMSMRNVLPRLTEGAVVVVPGDREELLLAALMANASGTFPSLAGIILNGGFEIPEPVVRLIKGLDPKLPIITTELGTYETAVRITHTRGKLAADSSLKYDNALSLFEQYVDGTQLMRLLDVSSSDVVTPLMFEYGLLDRARAADRHIVLPEGDDDRVLLAANTVLKRQVARLTILGDEQAVRARASELGIDLDAAAVVSPFDPELRHRFAEEYQRLRAHRGITYDMAYDTVVDVSYFGTLMVQLGLADGMVSGAAHTTAHTIRPAFEIIKTRPDVSVVSSVFLMALADRVLVYGDCAVVPDPTAAQLADIAVSSAATATQFGIDPRVAMLSYSTGSSGSGADVEKVREATELVRASGPAFPVEGPIQYDAATDAVVAAAKMPGSAVAGRATVFIFPDLNTGNNTYKAVQRSAGAVAIGPVLQGLNKPINDLSRGALVPDIVNTIAITAIQAATGSGAQA; encoded by the coding sequence GTGACGCTACCTGACACCCCGACCCCCCGCGCCGCCGGCGTGAAGAGCATCTACATCACCTCGGTGGAGGGCCACTCCGGCAAGTCCACCGTCGCCCTCGGCGTGCTCGACATGCTGCGCCGCTCGGTGCAGCGGGTCGGCGTGTTCCGCCCCGTCGCCCGCTCGGTGAGCGCCCGCGACTACGTGCTCGAGATGCTGCTCGAGCACGACAACGCCGAGATCCCCTACGAAGACGCGCTCGGCGTCACCTACGACGACGTGCACGAGAACCCGGATGCCGCGCTGTCGCGCATCGTCGAACGCTACAAGGCGGTCGAGCGGCAGTGCGACGCCGTCGTCATCCTCGGCAGCGACTACACCGACGTGGGCAGCCCCACCGAGCTGAGCTTCAACGCGCGCATCGCGGCGAACCTCGGCGCCCCCGTGCTGCTCGTGCTCGGCGGCCGTCGCGGACAGGGCAGCGACGAGCTCCTCGGCCAGGCCCCGCCCCGCTCGGCCGACGACATGCGGCAGATCACCGAGATCGCCCTGGTCGAGCTGCGCAACGCGCACGCCACCCTCGTCGGCATCGTCGCGAACCGCTCCGACCCCGAGAACCTCGAGAAGATCCGCGACGCGATCGGGGTCGCCGCCCGCGACGCCGTCGAGGGGCTCGTGCAGGCCGCGAAGGAGTCGCCGGTGGCGACGGGCGCGGTGTCGATGGTCGCGAGCGACGACGAACACGACGACGACGGAGACCGGCCCGACGCGGCCGGCGCCGGCAGCGGCGCGACGGATGCTCCTCCCGCACCCCGCGCATCCGTTCCCCTGGTCTCGGGCCCGGTGCAGCCCCGCCGCATCCCCATCTGGGCCATCCCCGAAGACCGTGTGCTGGTCGCCCCGAGCATGGCCGGCATCGTCGAGTCGATCGGCGGCACCCTCGTGATGGGCGACCACCGCCTGCTCGCGCGCGAGGCGCTCGGCGTCGTGGTGGCGGGCATGTCGATGCGCAACGTGCTGCCGCGCCTCACCGAGGGTGCCGTGGTGGTCGTGCCCGGTGACCGCGAAGAGCTGCTGCTCGCCGCCCTCATGGCGAACGCCTCGGGCACCTTCCCGTCGCTGGCGGGAATCATCCTGAATGGCGGATTCGAGATCCCCGAGCCGGTCGTGCGCCTCATCAAGGGCCTCGACCCGAAGCTCCCCATCATCACGACCGAGCTCGGCACCTACGAGACCGCGGTGCGCATCACGCACACCCGCGGCAAGCTCGCCGCCGACTCCTCGCTGAAGTACGACAACGCGCTCTCGCTGTTCGAGCAGTACGTCGACGGCACGCAGCTGATGCGCCTGCTCGACGTGAGCTCGAGCGACGTCGTCACGCCGCTCATGTTCGAGTACGGGCTGCTCGACCGCGCCCGCGCGGCCGACCGCCACATCGTGCTGCCCGAGGGTGACGACGACCGCGTGCTGCTCGCCGCCAACACCGTGCTGAAGCGCCAGGTGGCGCGTCTGACCATCCTCGGTGACGAGCAGGCGGTGCGGGCCCGCGCATCCGAACTGGGCATCGACCTCGACGCCGCAGCCGTGGTGAGCCCGTTCGACCCCGAGCTGAGGCACCGCTTCGCCGAGGAGTACCAGCGCCTGCGCGCGCACCGCGGCATCACCTACGACATGGCCTACGACACCGTCGTCGACGTGTCGTACTTCGGCACGCTCATGGTGCAGCTCGGACTCGCCGACGGCATGGTGTCGGGCGCGGCGCACACCACGGCGCACACCATCAGGCCGGCGTTCGAGATCATCAAGACCCGCCCCGACGTGTCGGTGGTGTCGAGCGTGTTCCTCATGGCGTTGGCCGACCGCGTGCTCGTCTACGGCGACTGCGCCGTGGTGCCCGACCCGACCGCCGCCCAGCTGGCCGACATCGCCGTGTCGTCGGCGGCGACAGCGACGCAGTTCGGCATCGACCCGCGCGTCGCGATGCTGTCATACTCCACCGGCTCGTCGGGATCGGGCGCCGACGTCGAGAAGGTGCGCGAGGCGACCGAGCTGGTGCGCGCATCCGGGCCCGCGTTCCCCGTCGAGGGGCCCATCCAGTACGACGCGGCGACGGATGCGGTGGTCGCCGCCGCGAAGATGCCCGGCTCGGCGGTGGCGGGGCGTGCGACAGTGTTCATCTTCCCGGACTTGAACACGGGCAACAACACCTACAAGGCTGTTCAGCGGAGCGCCGGAGCGGTGGCCATCGGGCCCGTGCTGCAGGGGCTCAACAAGCCGATCAACGATCTTTCCCGAGGAGCGCTCGTGCCCGACATCGTGAACACCATCGCCATCACGGCCATCCAGGCCGCCACCGGTTCGGGGGCCCAGGCATGA
- a CDS encoding phosphoketolase, which translates to MSEHSTTEPVALEVVDAWWRAANYLSVGQIYLLGDDPLLDKPLTPESIKPRLLGHWGTTPALNLVWAHLNKQIVERGCDVIYLAGPGHGGPGVVANAWLDQTYSELFPRIPFDREGISRLFRQFSFPGGIPSHAAPETPGSINEGGELGYSLVHAYGAVLDNPGLIAACVIGDGEAETATLATSWHLNKFLDPASDGAVLPILNLNGYKIANPTLLARISEEELRSLFIGYGYSPRIVEGGFDGEDPMLVHERFAAVLAEALDDIAAIQDAARTGSDPSRPPWPMIVLKTPKGWTGPKVVDGLPVENTWRAHQVPLSGVRGNPEHLAQLEEWLRSYRPGELFDAERDGRPSAVLDAARPSGELRMSANPHANGGLLRKALGLPPLEPHAVDVSEGRGVVVEPTRVLGQWLRDLMAENPDTFRIFGPDEVASNRLDDVYEVTAKQWQAEVLDTDTHLARDGRVIEVLSENLAQGLLEGYLLTGRHGLFTSYEAFIHIVDSMFNQYAKWLESSAEVEWRRPISSFTYLLSSHVWRQDHNGFSHQDPGFLDHVVNKKASVVRVYLPPDANTLLVTAEHCFATRDYVNVIVAGKQPTATLLSLEEARTHGARGVSVWEWAGTERPGEEPDVVITSAGDIPTVEAMAAVQILRKEIPDLAVRFVNVVDLMRLQDESEHPHGLDHESFDAVFTVDKPVIFAFHGYPSLIHRLTYRRTNHSNIHVRGFKEMGTTTTPFDMLMLNDLDRFRLVMDVIRRVPRLTTAYAALSQKMDDARAEHRAYTRSHGEDMPDVTGSAGLPFDRSGESGGALDSEGSSEGPNDSAVDTGGDNG; encoded by the coding sequence ATGAGCGAGCACAGCACCACCGAACCTGTCGCACTCGAGGTCGTCGACGCCTGGTGGCGGGCGGCCAACTACCTCTCCGTCGGGCAGATCTACCTCCTCGGCGACGACCCCCTTCTCGACAAACCCCTCACGCCCGAGTCGATCAAGCCCAGGCTGCTCGGCCACTGGGGCACCACCCCCGCGCTCAACCTGGTGTGGGCGCACCTCAACAAGCAGATCGTCGAGCGCGGCTGCGACGTCATCTACCTCGCCGGCCCGGGTCACGGCGGCCCGGGAGTCGTGGCCAACGCCTGGCTCGACCAGACCTACTCCGAGCTGTTCCCGCGCATCCCGTTCGACCGCGAGGGCATCTCGCGGCTGTTCCGGCAGTTCTCGTTCCCCGGCGGAATCCCCTCCCACGCGGCGCCCGAGACGCCGGGCTCCATCAACGAGGGCGGCGAGCTCGGCTACTCCCTCGTGCACGCCTACGGCGCGGTGCTCGACAACCCCGGCCTCATCGCCGCCTGCGTCATCGGCGACGGCGAGGCCGAGACGGCGACGCTCGCCACGAGCTGGCACCTCAACAAGTTCCTCGACCCGGCGAGCGATGGAGCCGTGCTCCCCATCCTCAACCTCAACGGCTACAAGATCGCCAACCCCACCCTGCTCGCCCGCATCTCCGAGGAGGAGCTGCGGTCGCTGTTCATCGGCTACGGCTACTCGCCGCGCATCGTCGAGGGCGGCTTCGACGGCGAAGACCCGATGCTCGTGCACGAGCGCTTCGCCGCCGTGCTCGCCGAGGCTCTCGACGACATCGCCGCGATTCAGGATGCTGCCCGCACCGGTTCAGACCCGTCCCGACCGCCGTGGCCGATGATCGTGCTGAAGACGCCCAAGGGCTGGACGGGGCCGAAGGTCGTCGACGGGCTCCCCGTCGAGAACACGTGGCGGGCCCACCAGGTGCCGCTGTCGGGCGTGCGCGGCAACCCGGAGCACCTCGCGCAGCTCGAGGAGTGGTTGCGCAGCTACCGTCCCGGCGAGCTGTTCGACGCCGAGCGCGACGGCCGCCCCTCTGCCGTGCTCGACGCGGCCCGGCCATCCGGCGAGCTGCGCATGAGCGCGAACCCGCACGCGAACGGCGGTCTGCTGCGCAAGGCGCTCGGGCTGCCTCCCCTCGAGCCGCACGCCGTCGACGTCTCGGAGGGGCGCGGGGTCGTCGTCGAGCCGACGCGGGTGCTCGGGCAGTGGCTCCGCGACCTGATGGCCGAGAACCCCGACACCTTCCGCATCTTCGGGCCCGACGAGGTGGCGTCGAACCGCCTCGACGACGTCTACGAGGTCACGGCGAAGCAGTGGCAGGCGGAGGTGCTCGACACCGACACCCACCTGGCTCGCGACGGGCGGGTCATCGAGGTGCTGAGCGAGAACCTCGCGCAGGGGCTCCTCGAGGGCTACCTGCTCACCGGGCGGCACGGGCTGTTCACCTCGTATGAGGCGTTCATCCACATCGTCGACTCCATGTTCAACCAGTACGCGAAGTGGCTGGAGTCGAGCGCCGAGGTGGAGTGGCGGCGGCCCATCTCCTCCTTCACCTACCTGCTCTCCTCGCACGTCTGGCGGCAAGACCACAACGGCTTCTCGCACCAAGACCCCGGGTTCCTCGACCATGTCGTCAACAAGAAGGCGAGCGTGGTGCGGGTGTACCTGCCCCCGGATGCGAACACGCTGCTCGTCACCGCCGAGCACTGCTTCGCCACCCGCGACTACGTGAACGTGATCGTCGCCGGCAAGCAACCCACCGCCACGCTGCTCTCGCTCGAGGAGGCACGAACGCATGGTGCCCGCGGCGTGAGCGTGTGGGAGTGGGCCGGCACTGAGCGACCGGGGGAGGAGCCGGATGTGGTCATCACGTCGGCGGGCGACATCCCGACCGTGGAGGCGATGGCCGCGGTGCAGATCCTCCGGAAGGAGATCCCCGATCTCGCGGTGCGGTTCGTGAACGTCGTCGACCTGATGCGCCTGCAAGACGAGTCCGAGCATCCGCACGGCCTCGACCACGAGTCGTTCGACGCGGTGTTCACGGTCGACAAGCCCGTGATCTTCGCCTTCCACGGGTATCCGTCGCTCATCCACCGCCTCACCTACCGGCGCACGAACCACTCGAACATCCACGTGCGCGGGTTCAAGGAGATGGGCACCACGACGACCCCGTTCGACATGCTCATGCTGAACGATCTCGACCGGTTCCGGCTGGTGATGGACGTCATCCGGCGCGTGCCGCGGCTCACCACCGCGTATGCGGCGCTGTCGCAGAAGATGGACGACGCGCGTGCCGAGCACCGCGCCTACACGCGCAGCCACGGCGAAGACATGCCCGACGTCACCGGCTCGGCGGGGCTGCCGTTCGACCGCTCGGGGGAGTCGGGCGGCGCGCTCGACTCCGAGGGGTCGAGCGAGGGGCCGAACGACTCAGCGGTCGACACCGGGGGTGACAACGGCTAG
- a CDS encoding ABC transporter ATP-binding protein, with protein MQITPTDLGLVARVTQLTKSYGRGSTAVTALDDVSIGIRRGEFTAIMGPSGSGKSTLMHIMAGLDTPTAGRVWIGDTDISALGDRELTAVRRRRVGFVFQSFNLVPTLDVEGNILLPFELDGRRPTAEERLRIDGLIDSLGLAPRLRHRPHELSGGQQQRVAIVRALGSRPDLVFADEPTGNLDSRTGREVLSLLAAASSEYGQSIAMVTHDPVAASYADRIVFLADGRIAEERGRSSAAEISRYMLGMEGVA; from the coding sequence ATGCAGATCACACCGACCGACCTCGGCCTCGTCGCCCGGGTCACACAGCTCACGAAATCGTACGGCCGGGGGAGCACCGCCGTCACCGCGCTCGACGACGTCTCCATCGGCATCCGTCGCGGCGAGTTCACCGCGATCATGGGCCCGAGCGGATCGGGCAAGTCGACGCTCATGCACATCATGGCCGGACTCGACACACCGACGGCCGGCCGGGTGTGGATCGGCGACACTGACATCTCCGCCCTCGGCGACCGCGAGCTCACGGCCGTGCGGAGGCGCAGGGTCGGCTTCGTCTTCCAGTCGTTCAACCTCGTTCCCACGCTCGACGTGGAGGGCAACATCCTGCTCCCGTTCGAGCTCGACGGCCGGCGCCCCACGGCGGAGGAGCGCCTGCGCATCGACGGGCTCATCGACTCGCTCGGGCTCGCTCCGAGGCTGCGGCACCGCCCGCACGAGCTCTCGGGCGGGCAGCAGCAGCGGGTGGCGATCGTGCGCGCACTCGGCTCGCGCCCCGACCTCGTGTTCGCCGACGAGCCCACCGGCAACCTCGACTCGCGCACGGGGCGCGAGGTGCTGTCGCTCCTTGCCGCGGCCAGCTCGGAGTACGGGCAGAGCATCGCCATGGTGACCCACGATCCCGTGGCGGCGAGCTACGCCGATCGCATCGTGTTCCTGGCCGACGGGCGCATCGCGGAAGAGCGGGGCCGTTCGAGCGCCGCCGAGATCAGCCGGTACATGCTCGGGATGGAGGGTGTGGCGTGA
- a CDS encoding ABC transporter permease, which translates to MNRVRRGEHAPSILVSTLSAAFGVALLSVIGHLAEIISADDVTGSSSTVAFVLALLAGVFIVIATYVGAVVTANTFATIIAGRTRTIALLRLLGASASSQRRAVAREGLAVGALGAMLGAVLGVLVSAGLLQAAVAGGFAPALPYEWIQPVIVLPMVTVVLTTWAASWAGSRRVLDVSPMQATGGAHELRYEEARGRRGRNAAALVFLLLGGGMLALGVIVGIANPVGILPAVLGGVLSFTGFVLGAQVVMPATLRLVGRLFGRGASARLAAENAVRYPERSTRTTIGLVIGVTLVTMFAVATGSYQRVLETAFPSEPGDAVQLDSVILVTVVVFSVLLGFSALIAAVGMVNNLSLSVLQRTRELGLLRALGFTAGQLRRMIAVESAQLTIAAVLVGLLLGTFYGWAGAQSLLASLPGTGGFVAPVVPLWLLAAVAISAALLTLAASVAPTRRATRISPVVALAVE; encoded by the coding sequence GTGAACCGTGTGCGACGGGGCGAGCACGCCCCGAGCATCCTCGTCTCCACCCTCTCTGCGGCGTTCGGCGTCGCACTCCTGTCGGTGATCGGGCATCTCGCGGAAATCATCTCGGCCGACGACGTCACCGGGTCGAGCTCGACTGTCGCGTTCGTGCTGGCCCTGCTCGCCGGGGTCTTCATCGTCATCGCCACCTACGTGGGGGCGGTCGTGACGGCGAACACCTTCGCCACCATCATCGCGGGCCGCACCCGCACCATCGCCCTGCTCAGGCTGCTCGGCGCGAGCGCGTCGAGCCAGCGCCGAGCCGTGGCCCGCGAGGGGCTGGCGGTGGGCGCCCTCGGTGCGATGCTCGGGGCGGTGCTCGGCGTGCTGGTCAGCGCGGGGCTGCTGCAGGCTGCGGTGGCGGGCGGGTTCGCTCCCGCGCTGCCCTACGAATGGATCCAGCCCGTGATCGTGCTCCCGATGGTCACCGTGGTGCTCACCACCTGGGCGGCATCCTGGGCCGGCTCGCGCCGGGTGCTCGACGTGTCGCCGATGCAGGCGACGGGCGGCGCGCACGAGCTTCGGTACGAGGAGGCGAGGGGCCGGCGGGGCCGGAACGCCGCCGCGCTCGTCTTCCTGCTGCTCGGCGGAGGAATGCTCGCGCTCGGCGTGATCGTGGGCATCGCGAACCCGGTCGGCATCCTGCCGGCCGTGCTCGGCGGGGTGCTCTCGTTCACCGGGTTCGTGCTCGGCGCCCAGGTCGTGATGCCCGCGACGTTGCGACTCGTCGGCCGCCTGTTCGGTCGTGGCGCGAGTGCGCGTCTGGCCGCGGAGAACGCGGTGCGCTACCCCGAGCGGAGTACCCGCACCACCATCGGCCTCGTCATCGGCGTGACGCTGGTGACGATGTTCGCCGTCGCGACCGGCAGCTACCAGCGGGTGCTCGAGACGGCGTTCCCGAGCGAGCCGGGGGATGCGGTGCAGCTCGATTCCGTCATCCTGGTCACCGTCGTCGTCTTCTCGGTGCTGCTCGGCTTCAGCGCGCTCATCGCGGCGGTCGGCATGGTGAACAACCTCTCGCTCAGCGTGCTGCAGCGCACCCGCGAGCTCGGGCTGCTGCGCGCGCTCGGGTTCACCGCCGGGCAACTGAGACGGATGATCGCCGTCGAGAGCGCCCAACTCACCATCGCCGCCGTGCTGGTCGGTCTGCTGCTCGGCACCTTCTACGGCTGGGCGGGTGCGCAGTCGCTGCTGGCCTCGCTGCCGGGCACCGGCGGATTCGTGGCCCCGGTCGTGCCCCTCTGGCTGCTCGCCGCGGTGGCCATCTCGGCGGCCCTTCTCACCCTCGCGGCCTCCGTCGCCCCCACCCGTCGCGCCACCCGCATCTCCCCGGTCGTGGCCCTCGCGGTCGAGTGA
- a CDS encoding SDR family oxidoreductase, whose protein sequence is MKIAIAGGHGQIALIATRLLAAEGNEVWGIIRDAAQSSDIEEAGGQALVLDLEHSSVEALAGELSSRSIDAVAFAAGAGPGSTAERKLTVDRDGAVLLASAAEAAGVSRYVMVSAMAADSFDPSSDDVFQIYLRAKSEADAALRASSLDYTIVRPGGLTDDHAIGTVQVAVDGSTGRGTIPRADVAWIVARLLTSGEGIGTQFEVISGDTPIADALRSL, encoded by the coding sequence ATGAAGATCGCCATCGCAGGAGGACACGGGCAGATCGCCCTCATCGCCACACGGCTGCTCGCCGCCGAGGGGAACGAGGTGTGGGGCATCATCCGTGATGCGGCGCAGTCGTCCGACATCGAGGAGGCGGGCGGGCAGGCGCTCGTGCTCGACCTCGAGCACTCGTCGGTCGAGGCGCTGGCCGGCGAGCTGTCGTCGCGAAGCATCGACGCTGTCGCGTTCGCCGCGGGTGCCGGGCCGGGGTCGACCGCCGAGCGCAAGCTCACCGTCGATCGCGACGGCGCGGTGCTGCTCGCCTCCGCCGCCGAGGCGGCCGGCGTCTCGCGCTACGTGATGGTGTCGGCGATGGCCGCCGACTCGTTCGACCCCTCGAGCGACGACGTCTTCCAGATCTACCTGCGCGCGAAGAGCGAAGCGGATGCGGCGCTGCGCGCCTCCTCCCTCGACTACACCATCGTGCGCCCCGGCGGCCTCACCGACGACCACGCCATCGGCACCGTGCAGGTGGCCGTCGACGGCTCGACCGGCCGCGGCACCATCCCGCGCGCCGACGTCGCCTGGATCGTCGCCCGCCTGCTCACCTCGGGCGAGGGCATCGGCACGCAGTTCGAGGTGATCTCGGGAGACACCCCGATCGCCGACGCCCTGCGCTCCCTCTGA